tactgaaccgcatttattagacttatcatagaatgcatacttggaccaagggcattatttccttcaatcaacGCCTCTGGTCTACAATTTAGTTTGTAACCCCTAcacaaaacaaaagaatttaattaatgaaaatatttaactaattgcttaagaagttaactaattgtagaaaaaggttaactatttaatgaaataggttaactaacTGCAAAAAACTTCACTATTCATgcaataggttaactaattgataaaataggttaactaattaatggaaaaagttaactaattgcagtcaAAAGTTAACCAATTATTGACTTAACTAATTGCAGtcaaaggttaactaattaatgtaaaaggttaactaattagtgaaaaagttaactaattagtggaaagattcttttaaaaaaaggttaactaattactgaaaaatatttaactaattgtgtttaaaggttaactaattattttaattacataacTACTTCATATAGGTAAAATAATTTGTTTCAAAGCAaaagtaattaatttaaaaataaataacaaatagtcATACCTATCCAACTAATTAAACAGTGATAAATAACAGTTACAAagataggttaactaattgaagaaaaaggttaactaaCTGAAAAAAACTTCACTAATCATgcaataggttaactaattgatgaaatagattaactaattaatggaaaaagttaactatttgCAGTCaaaagtaactaattattgagttaactaattgcagccaaaagttaactaattaatggaaaaggttaactaattagtggaaaaagttaactaattagtggAAAGTTCTTttaaaaaaggttaactaattactgaaaaatatttaactaattgcagtcaaaagttaactaaattaTGCAAAAAGTTCACTAAATGTAAAATAAGTTATGATAAttgcaaaatcaatttttaaataGTCATACCTATCCAACTAATTAAACAGTGATAAATAACAGTTACAAAGATAGGAGTTATACCTATCCAACTCTACAACTTCCCCACCATCTTCAGTATATTCTACTTTAATTTTCGACTTCTTTGGCCCCCTTCCAATTTTCCTCTCATCTGCGCTCAGCTTTGAACTAGCTGGAATATCTTCAGTCGGCCTTGAACTGCCTTCAACATCTTGACTCGACTTCCCAACATCGTGATAATCAGATGCTTTGTTTGCATTTTTTGACCTCATTATGTGAACTGAAACTATAAATGAATGTAGTTCAATATATTGTAATGCGCAAATAAAAAGAATGTGTAATGAACATAAGCAGTATAAATAgcaataaaaacaaaacaatttcattgtgtaactaattgatttGAATGTTTCACTAACAGGttaaaatagttaactaattggattatgcaattaactaattggtcaaaaaagtaaactaattgctcaagaaagtttgaaattaaataaattaactaATTCGTTTAATACTTGATTTATGAATGTCAGAATATGACTAATTGCTTTGAAAGAATAACTAATTGGTAAAaataattaactaattgattaaaAAACTAATTATTTATCAGCGAACTTTTAATtgaacaaattgaacaaaaacaccaaaacaaacttcaaattatgatcaaattgaacaaaaagaaggaaaaaggacaagaagcttcaaaaatattgtcgaaaatgaagaacaaccaAAAGTATCAGAAATCACAATTACAAAACCCTAAATCACAACCAAAACAGTAAGAAACAAAAACGAACTTCAAATGATaacaaaattgaacaaaaagaagaaaaaatgacaacaaaacttcaaaaatattgtcgaaaatgaagaacaaccgAAATTATCACAAATCACAATTACAAAACCctaaatcaaaaccaaaaacagTAAGAAACAAAACGAACATCaaatgatgacaaaattgaacaaaaagtaGATGAAAATAGAAAGAACTTACCGAAACTTGAAGTAAATCGGAAAATATCACAATCACACCTTCAAAACCCTAAATCGAACGAAAAAAGAGAGGATAAATCAGTAAGAACTACACACGaacaaagaaaaacaagtgaAAATGCAAAAAACTTACAGAAATTGAAGAAATCGAAGAGAAGATCAAAGAGTagaagctttctctctcctgaaATGGAAGAACTCGgcggtttctctctctaaaagtgAACAGTGATTTGAAAATGGGCAAAAACGTGGGAAAGAAAACCTTTTATACTAAACCCGAAAAAATAACCGTTTTCGACCCAATTCGGATTTGACCCGCGTCCTGACCCGCGTCACGACCTGCGTCACGACCCGCGCTGCCACGTCACCCGTCTGACGCTGTCAGTCCGCCTTATTCAATAAtttgtattaattaaaattgaattgaaaaccccacccatgtattatattccacttttcccatgtactatattctcttatacatgtactttattccacttttccatacaattCAATCagcatttgtactttattccactttttcatgtactatattccactttttttcttaaaatctgtatttttggtcaaacaggaagataattatgggacggagggagtagtatgtaCTCGTACTCCGTAAAAGGCAATTGTTTGTCTTTCATGTTTACATAAAGAGAGATCCTAGGTCTTTCTTTGAGTATTAAGATGATGTATTTTAAGGACTCTTCACTGTCGGATAATATGGTGTCACTGAATTGTATAAGGTCTGTTGTTAATATAGAATCCTCCTTTCCTTAACTTGATATGTTAAGCAATAAGCATGCTTCTATTGTTCAGCTTGAAACGCTTTTATAACTAAGGAGTGCATAAATGGTAGACTAATATTCAATGCATCTACTTCGGCTGCTTTGTAAACATTTGGTGGTAGATGCACTTGACACAAACTTTAGGTCAAGACCataatttagattttttttttggacttAAAAGGGATTtcaattaaaactttaaaagaaAAAGATGGAGCTGCAGTACGTAGAGTTCACATCAGAGTTTAAAGCTAAGTTTTGCGACTCAACGTTAGTCCTACTAGAGCTAGGAATAATAGAAGTAGcatattttgattttggatgtaTGAATTTGGCATCAATTTACAAAGAATGCAAATTGTATTCATGTTTGTAGTTTACACTTTACAGGTTCTTAGTTCTTCCATTCTTGAGGTTGGGCAATGACAAACAATAGCTATGGGTGTAGTTTATGCTCTGCGCAATTGTAAGATTGTTACTGATGGCAGTATTGATTAGAAGGACTTCAGAAAATTTTatatcaaattaaataatcGTAAAAGAATACATTTTGGGATTTAGGAGTGTTAAATTCCCCTAGAATAATGGATTTGAatacaacaaaaaaaataaaaaaacaaatcaaaacaGCAGATAGGAGAAACATGAAAGTCTCAGCAGAGGAGCAAGGACTAGTTGGTGTATATATGGACGCCAACAGCGATAAGGAAAATGGTGATGAGGCAGAAGTAGATGACGGTGTGGACTAGTATCGACATCCCACTGGTCTGCATGCTTCCGAATTCCACCGCTCTGTTCTTCCCAGGCAGCTGAAACAGCAGTCCTGGTGTCAACAGAATAAACAGAACTAACGCAATCAACACTGGTCCCCAATCTGCCATTTCCCTTTCTCTTTCTCGCTGTTTGTGCTGTTTTGATTTGATGGCTTATTGGGTGATGTAATGATGGTGATTGGTGTATGTTTGAGATAAACAGGGCCTCATTTATATATACATGAGAGTAGATAGAGAGATGGAGATAGACAGACTGGTATAACTAAATAAGTATTCAGACAAAAGAGGAGGTGCCCCAATGTGGAAGATAACATCGTGATATCAAAATCATGGAACTTGATAGGGATTTTGGATTGATTCCATACTTGATGATAGATGACATCTTGTGGAGGGTTACCATCCAGCTTTTGCTTTTGTCTCAGGTTTAGTGAGAAACCCAGTTTAGATTCCTCATCCAGAGCATCTTCTTGccttcattttcaaaattggcaagACTTGGTTGTGTATAACCAATTAGCTGTTGGATTTTCATTTATAATTCACCCCCAACCCCCACAA
This genomic stretch from Spinacia oleracea cultivar Varoflay chromosome 3, BTI_SOV_V1, whole genome shotgun sequence harbors:
- the LOC110802725 gene encoding uncharacterized protein → MADWGPVLIALVLFILLTPGLLFQLPGKNRAVEFGSMQTSGMSILVHTVIYFCLITIFLIAVGVHIYTN